In Massilistercora timonensis, the following are encoded in one genomic region:
- the pgeF gene encoding peptidoglycan editing factor PgeF: MSLGLIYKNQETILEERETYGVPYLVYPLLEETGIVTHAFSTRLGGVSKGPWATMNLSGTRGDDPEAVEENKRRMARALGVRVGDLTYTHQTHTTNVAVVREADRGTRFMETDGMVTNVPGLCLVTFYADCVPLYFVDPVHKAIGLSHSGWRGTVGKMGKVTVEKMKKTFGTDPKDLVAAIGPSICQDCYEVSGDVIEEFKKAFPEGLWDQLFYEKDNGKYQLDLWAANKAVLLEAGIPESQIAVTNLCTHCNPDILFSHRAQGDRRGNLSAFLALKE, from the coding sequence ATGAGTCTTGGATTGATCTACAAGAATCAGGAAACCATACTGGAAGAGCGGGAGACCTATGGGGTTCCCTATCTGGTGTATCCCCTTCTGGAGGAGACGGGGATCGTGACCCATGCTTTCTCCACCCGGCTGGGAGGGGTGAGCAAGGGGCCCTGGGCCACCATGAACTTAAGCGGTACCCGGGGGGACGACCCGGAGGCAGTGGAGGAGAATAAGCGGCGGATGGCCAGAGCCTTAGGAGTGCGGGTAGGCGACCTGACCTACACCCATCAGACCCACACTACCAATGTGGCGGTAGTAAGAGAGGCGGACCGGGGCACCCGGTTTATGGAGACCGACGGTATGGTTACCAATGTGCCGGGTCTTTGCCTGGTTACCTTCTACGCAGACTGCGTGCCCCTGTATTTCGTAGACCCGGTGCACAAAGCCATCGGACTCAGCCACTCCGGATGGCGGGGCACTGTGGGCAAGATGGGGAAAGTCACGGTGGAGAAGATGAAGAAGACCTTCGGGACAGACCCAAAGGATCTGGTGGCAGCCATCGGGCCTTCCATCTGCCAGGACTGCTACGAGGTGAGCGGGGACGTGATCGAGGAATTTAAGAAGGCATTTCCGGAAGGGCTGTGGGATCAGCTCTTTTATGAGAAAGACAACGGGAAATACCAGCTTGACCTGTGGGCGGCCAACAAGGCGGTACTTCTGGAGGCCGGGATCCCGGAAAGCCAGATCGCGGTGACCAACCTTTGCACCCACTGTAACCCGGATATTTTGTTCTCCCACCGGGCCCAGGGGGACCGGAGAGGGAACTTAAGCGCATTTCTGGCGCTGAAAGAATAG
- a CDS encoding ribonuclease HII: MNKREEERKKRQQEKLEQELSRLEAMSVYEREYEERGLICGIDEVGRGPLAGPVVAGAVILPKDETIFYLNDSKKLSAKKREALYEEILEKAVAVGIGMASPARIDEINILQATYEAMRAAIADLGMSPDLLLNDAVTIPQVEIPQVPIVKGDAKSISIAAASIVAKVTRDRLMEAYDEVLPGYGFGKHKGYGTREHIAALKELGPTPIHRRSFIGNFV; encoded by the coding sequence ATGAATAAGCGGGAAGAAGAGAGGAAGAAGCGGCAGCAGGAGAAGCTGGAGCAGGAGCTTAGCCGGCTGGAGGCCATGAGCGTCTATGAGCGGGAATATGAAGAGCGGGGCCTGATCTGCGGCATTGACGAGGTGGGCCGGGGCCCCTTAGCAGGGCCGGTGGTGGCAGGAGCGGTGATCCTGCCCAAAGATGAGACCATCTTCTATCTTAACGATTCCAAGAAGCTGTCGGCGAAGAAGCGGGAGGCCCTTTATGAGGAGATCCTGGAGAAGGCGGTGGCAGTAGGGATCGGCATGGCGTCCCCTGCAAGGATCGATGAGATCAATATCCTTCAGGCCACCTACGAGGCCATGCGGGCAGCCATTGCGGATCTTGGCATGAGCCCGGATCTTCTTCTAAATGACGCGGTAACCATCCCCCAGGTGGAGATCCCCCAGGTGCCCATTGTAAAAGGGGATGCCAAAAGTATCTCCATCGCGGCAGCCAGCATTGTGGCCAAAGTCACCAGGGACCGTCTGATGGAGGCTTACGATGAGGTGCTTCCCGGCTATGGATTCGGGAAACATAAGGGATACGGGACCCGGGAACATATTGCGGCGTTAAAGGAGCTGGGGCCGACCCCTATCCACCGCCGCAGCTTTATCGGGAACTTTGTCTGA
- the lepB gene encoding signal peptidase I → MTRRRKKKSGGVLRELLGWIVYILIIVGLTYLIITYVGQRTRVSGSSMETTLSDGDNLIVDKISYRFQDPRRYDIIVFPYRYEANTYYIKRIIGLPGETVQVSGGAVYINGELLESDIYGLEPMTGAGEAADPITLGPDEYFVLGDNRNHSSDSRDPSVGVLHREELIGKAWVRIYPFDKMGVIRHE, encoded by the coding sequence ATGACAAGACGCAGGAAGAAGAAGTCCGGGGGCGTATTAAGAGAGCTTCTGGGCTGGATCGTATACATACTGATCATCGTAGGGCTTACCTACCTGATCATCACTTACGTGGGCCAGCGGACCCGGGTGAGCGGCTCCTCCATGGAGACCACCTTAAGCGACGGGGACAATCTGATCGTGGATAAGATCTCTTATCGGTTCCAGGATCCCAGGCGGTATGACATCATCGTATTTCCCTACCGGTATGAGGCCAATACCTACTATATCAAGCGGATCATCGGCCTGCCGGGAGAGACGGTGCAGGTATCCGGCGGAGCGGTGTACATCAACGGGGAGCTCCTTGAGAGCGACATCTACGGGCTGGAGCCCATGACAGGCGCCGGGGAGGCGGCGGATCCCATCACTTTGGGACCGGATGAATATTTCGTGTTGGGGGATAACCGGAACCACAGTTCCGACAGCCGGGACCCAAGCGTAGGAGTGCTGCACCGGGAGGAACTGATCGGGAAAGCCTGGGTGCGGATCTATCCCTTTGACAAGATGGGAGTTATCCGACATGAATAA
- a CDS encoding ABC transporter permease — protein sequence MNELSRGQLQYLNAYRRGLRIIRISRILIFLSFLFIWEFTANVGIIDSFIFSSPSRIALCFWEMILDETIFLHMGVTLYETILSFLLVIAASILIAVCLWFSPRLSKILDPYLVVLNSLPKSALAPLLIVWLGASRTTIIVAGMSVAIFGSILNLYASFATVDPGKIKLIYTFRGSRLQALVKVVLPSSIPAIISNMKVNIGLCLVGVIIGEFLAARSGLGYLIIYSSQVFKMDWLLMSIVLLCFMAMALYALINLLEKWCSRHF from the coding sequence ATGAATGAACTGTCAAGGGGACAGCTCCAGTACCTGAACGCCTATCGCAGAGGGCTTCGCATCATAAGGATCTCCCGGATCCTGATCTTCTTAAGCTTCCTCTTTATCTGGGAGTTTACCGCCAACGTGGGGATCATTGATTCCTTCATCTTCAGCAGCCCCTCCAGGATCGCACTATGCTTCTGGGAAATGATTCTGGATGAGACCATCTTCCTCCACATGGGCGTCACCCTCTATGAGACCATCCTGAGCTTCCTCCTGGTGATCGCCGCAAGCATCCTCATTGCAGTGTGCCTCTGGTTCTCTCCGCGGCTCTCCAAGATCCTGGACCCCTATCTTGTGGTCTTAAACAGCCTGCCCAAATCCGCCCTGGCTCCCCTCCTGATCGTCTGGCTGGGGGCCAGCCGCACCACCATCATCGTGGCGGGCATGTCGGTGGCCATCTTCGGCAGCATCTTAAACCTGTACGCCAGCTTCGCCACCGTGGACCCGGGGAAGATCAAGCTGATCTACACCTTCCGGGGGAGCCGGCTGCAGGCCCTTGTCAAGGTGGTGCTGCCAAGTTCCATCCCCGCCATCATCAGCAACATGAAGGTCAACATCGGCCTGTGCCTGGTGGGGGTCATCATCGGAGAATTCCTGGCGGCCAGAAGCGGCCTTGGGTATCTGATCATCTACTCCAGTCAGGTGTTCAAGATGGATTGGCTCCTGATGTCCATCGTGCTTCTGTGCTTCATGGCCATGGCCCTCTACGCTCTTATCAACCTGCTGGAGAAATGGTGTTCCAGACACTTCTAG
- a CDS encoding ABC transporter ATP-binding protein — translation MEEVLELKHICYAYHTLEGETPTLTDISFALKKGEFVAIVGPSGCGKSTLLSIIAGLLSPERGLIKINGKYQRESTTNVGYMLQHDELFEWRSIYNNVILGLEVQHMLTARTREKAYELLDVYGLKSFARSRPSELSGGMRQRAALIRTLVLEPDLLLLDEPFSSLDYQTRLNVGDDIGQIIRREKKAAILVTHDLSEAISLADRVIVLSGRPASIRQTIPLRFDLASDTPMNRRGAPEFKTYFNLIWKELNNQ, via the coding sequence ATGGAAGAAGTTCTGGAACTGAAACATATCTGTTACGCCTATCACACCCTGGAGGGAGAGACCCCCACCCTCACCGACATCTCCTTTGCCCTTAAGAAAGGGGAGTTCGTGGCCATTGTAGGCCCGTCCGGCTGCGGCAAATCCACCCTCCTTTCCATCATCGCCGGCCTCCTGTCCCCGGAACGGGGGCTGATCAAGATCAACGGAAAATATCAGCGAGAAAGCACCACCAACGTAGGCTATATGCTGCAGCACGACGAACTGTTTGAATGGCGCTCCATCTACAACAACGTGATCCTGGGCCTGGAGGTCCAGCACATGCTCACCGCCCGGACCCGTGAGAAAGCTTATGAGCTTCTGGACGTCTACGGGCTTAAGTCCTTCGCCCGCTCCCGCCCTTCTGAACTCTCCGGCGGCATGCGCCAGCGGGCGGCCCTCATCCGCACCCTGGTGCTGGAACCGGACCTTCTCCTCCTGGATGAACCCTTCTCCTCCCTGGACTACCAGACCCGGCTCAACGTAGGAGACGACATCGGCCAGATCATCCGCCGGGAGAAGAAAGCCGCCATCCTGGTGACCCACGATCTCTCCGAGGCCATCTCCCTGGCGGACCGGGTCATCGTCCTCTCCGGCCGCCCCGCCTCCATCCGGCAGACCATCCCCCTGCGCTTCGACCTTGCGTCGGACACTCCCATGAACCGCAGGGGAGCGCCGGAATTCAAGACTTATTTCAATCTGATCTGGAAGGAGTTGAACAACCAATGA
- a CDS encoding sodium:alanine symporter family protein: MINLETLNNIVLTIQNYMSNIVLIIALAAAGIWFSIRTGFIQVRGFKRGIKQVFGGLFSKKGDAGDDGMSSFQALATAIAAQVGTGNIAGAATAIALGGPGAIFWMWVAAFLGMATIYSEALMAQRYKKIGDDGVVTGGPVYYIRAAFKGVFGKILAGIFAVLLIFALGFMGNAVQSNSIAASFHTAFGIPQWVMGLIVAVLAVFIFSGGMKRIAKVTETMVPLMAALYIVGSLVVIICNWRNIPLAFYEIFVGAFAPASIAGGAVGATIKLAITKGVARGLFSNEAGMGSTPHAHAVAKVAHPVEQGHAAMIGVFIDTFIVLTMTALVIVTTRALPESYNVVEGGYTGAELSQFAYSLVYGKFGEIFIAVCMFFFAFSTIVGWYFFGQANIKYLFGSKAVPVYSVLVCICVFLGSLAQVDLVWNMADCFNSLMVVPNIIGLLALSGMVKKVHDDYFNNFLRGKASEYATKENQ, encoded by the coding sequence ATGATCAATTTGGAAACATTAAACAACATCGTACTGACCATTCAGAACTACATGTCCAACATCGTTCTGATCATTGCGCTGGCAGCAGCCGGTATCTGGTTCAGCATCCGCACAGGATTTATCCAGGTACGGGGATTCAAGCGGGGCATCAAGCAGGTGTTCGGCGGGCTGTTCAGTAAGAAAGGAGACGCCGGCGACGACGGCATGAGCTCTTTCCAGGCCCTGGCAACTGCTATCGCGGCCCAGGTTGGTACCGGCAATATCGCAGGAGCGGCAACCGCCATCGCTCTTGGCGGACCGGGCGCCATCTTCTGGATGTGGGTGGCAGCTTTCCTTGGCATGGCAACCATTTACTCCGAGGCTCTGATGGCTCAGAGATATAAGAAGATCGGAGACGACGGCGTGGTCACCGGCGGACCGGTTTACTACATCCGCGCCGCGTTCAAGGGAGTTTTCGGCAAGATCCTGGCAGGGATCTTCGCGGTGCTTCTCATCTTCGCCCTGGGCTTCATGGGCAACGCAGTACAGTCCAACTCCATCGCCGCATCCTTCCACACCGCATTTGGGATCCCCCAGTGGGTGATGGGTCTGATCGTGGCAGTGCTGGCTGTCTTCATCTTCTCCGGCGGTATGAAGCGGATCGCCAAGGTAACCGAGACCATGGTGCCTCTGATGGCGGCCCTCTACATTGTAGGGTCTCTCGTCGTGATCATCTGCAACTGGAGAAATATCCCGCTGGCCTTCTATGAGATCTTCGTAGGCGCGTTCGCACCGGCTTCCATCGCCGGCGGCGCAGTGGGCGCGACCATCAAGCTTGCCATCACCAAAGGTGTTGCCAGAGGCCTCTTCTCCAACGAGGCAGGTATGGGTTCCACTCCTCATGCCCACGCAGTGGCAAAGGTAGCCCACCCGGTTGAGCAGGGACACGCGGCCATGATCGGCGTCTTCATCGACACCTTCATCGTGCTCACCATGACCGCTCTTGTCATCGTGACCACCCGTGCCCTTCCCGAGTCCTACAACGTAGTGGAAGGCGGTTACACCGGCGCAGAATTAAGCCAGTTTGCCTACTCCTTGGTATACGGAAAATTCGGTGAGATCTTCATCGCCGTCTGCATGTTCTTCTTCGCCTTCTCCACCATCGTAGGATGGTACTTCTTCGGCCAGGCAAACATCAAATACCTGTTTGGCTCCAAGGCGGTTCCGGTCTACTCCGTACTGGTATGCATATGCGTATTCCTGGGATCCCTGGCACAGGTAGACCTGGTATGGAACATGGCGGACTGCTTCAACAGCCTGATGGTAGTTCCCAATATCATCGGCCTGCTGGCCTTAAGCGGTATGGTGAAGAAAGTCCACGACGACTACTTCAACAATTTCCTGAGAGGGAAAGCTTCCGAGTACGCGACAAAAGAAAATCAGTAA
- the lepB gene encoding signal peptidase I encodes MRRKKNVYQAHQRARRRQQAKRMRRRNHPRRWKINLAYLPAVGAWIFKIALVCLFAFVAVWYFGQRVSTVGDSMKPVLENGDVVLVNRIVYNATTPKRGDIIVFRPRGNENSHYYIKRIVGLPGETVEILENRVYINGEKLEEDYDTTDIDDVGLLSEPMELASDEYFVLGDDRENSEDSRNADVGNAKRDYIYGKAWFITSPWKNFGFI; translated from the coding sequence TGAGAAGGAAAAAGAACGTCTATCAGGCCCATCAGCGGGCCAGGCGGCGGCAGCAGGCAAAACGGATGCGGCGGCGGAACCATCCCAGGAGATGGAAGATCAATCTGGCTTATCTGCCGGCGGTGGGGGCCTGGATCTTCAAGATCGCCCTGGTCTGCCTCTTCGCCTTCGTGGCGGTGTGGTATTTCGGCCAGCGGGTGAGCACAGTGGGAGACTCCATGAAGCCGGTGTTGGAAAATGGAGACGTGGTGCTGGTCAACCGGATCGTTTACAACGCCACCACGCCCAAGCGGGGGGACATCATCGTATTCCGCCCCAGGGGAAATGAAAACAGCCACTACTATATCAAGCGGATCGTCGGCCTCCCGGGAGAGACGGTGGAGATCCTGGAGAACCGGGTCTACATCAACGGGGAGAAGCTGGAGGAAGACTACGACACCACCGACATCGACGATGTGGGTCTGTTGTCAGAGCCCATGGAACTTGCCTCAGACGAATACTTCGTGCTGGGGGACGACAGAGAGAACAGTGAGGACAGCCGGAACGCGGACGTGGGAAATGCAAAGCGGGATTATATTTACGGAAAAGCCTGGTTCATCACTTCCCCCTGGAAGAATTTCGGTTTCATTTAG
- a CDS encoding mechanosensitive ion channel family protein, which produces MWNETDSADTVQQAAEHVSRLPDFLEEQLPSLMQFGMKVIFALVVFFIGRFLIQWVRRIVRGSLERSRADKGVAQFVDSLLKFVLYILLLFSIATNFGLDTATVAAAVASCGVALGLALQGSLANFAGGVLILVLKPFEVGDYIVEDTNKNEGTVKEIQIFYTKLSTVDNKTIVIPNGILTNNSLTNFTANEERQLDLKVDIAYGADLPKAKGLLEEMLLAEESVLRDQEIRIFVDHLGESSVVLGARAWVKNEEYWPARWRLLEKIKLCFDENGIEIPYRQVVVHQGE; this is translated from the coding sequence ATGTGGAACGAAACAGACAGCGCGGATACGGTACAGCAGGCGGCGGAACATGTGAGCAGACTGCCGGATTTTCTGGAAGAGCAGCTGCCGTCTCTTATGCAGTTCGGCATGAAGGTGATCTTTGCCCTGGTGGTATTTTTCATCGGGCGATTCCTGATCCAGTGGGTGAGGCGGATCGTGCGGGGATCTCTGGAGCGGTCCCGGGCGGACAAGGGAGTGGCCCAGTTCGTGGACTCCCTCTTGAAATTTGTGCTCTACATCCTACTGTTATTCTCCATCGCCACCAACTTCGGGCTGGACACAGCCACAGTGGCGGCGGCGGTGGCTTCCTGCGGCGTGGCTCTGGGCCTTGCTCTCCAGGGGAGCCTGGCCAACTTCGCAGGCGGGGTGCTGATCCTGGTGCTGAAGCCCTTCGAGGTGGGAGACTATATTGTAGAGGACACTAACAAGAATGAAGGAACGGTAAAGGAGATCCAGATCTTCTACACCAAGCTGAGCACAGTGGACAATAAGACCATCGTCATTCCCAACGGGATCCTGACCAACAACAGCCTGACCAACTTCACCGCCAACGAAGAGCGGCAGCTGGACCTGAAGGTGGATATCGCCTACGGGGCGGACCTTCCGAAGGCCAAAGGCCTGCTGGAAGAAATGCTTCTGGCGGAAGAAAGCGTTCTGCGGGACCAGGAGATCAGGATCTTCGTAGACCATCTGGGAGAAAGTTCCGTAGTACTGGGCGCAAGAGCCTGGGTGAAAAATGAAGAATACTGGCCCGCAAGATGGCGGCTGCTGGAGAAGATCAAGCTTTGCTTTGATGAGAACGGGATCGAGATTCCGTACCGGCAGGTAGTGGTACACCAGGGAGAATAA
- the ylqF gene encoding ribosome biogenesis GTPase YlqF yields the protein MHFQWYPGHMTKARRMMEENLKLVDLIIELVDARVPMSSRNPDIHELGRNKSRLILLNKADLAEETATDAWVEYFQKQGARAVKVNSRKGGGLKSIQAVIQEACKEKMERDRRRGILNRPVRAMVVGIPNVGKSTFINTLAGKACAKTGNKPGVTKGKQWIRLNKQVELLDTPGILWPKFEDQKVGQQLAFIGSIKDELLNQEELALELIRFLIAHYPGILEEKYSSGEEPLQEAASPVEILTVIARNRQCLGRGGELDLEKAARLVLDDFRGGRLGRITLEYPEEM from the coding sequence ATGCATTTTCAATGGTATCCGGGACATATGACGAAAGCCCGGCGGATGATGGAGGAAAATCTGAAACTGGTGGACCTGATCATTGAGCTTGTGGACGCAAGAGTCCCCATGAGCAGCAGGAACCCGGACATCCATGAGCTGGGGAGAAATAAATCCCGGCTCATCCTCCTCAACAAGGCGGACCTGGCGGAAGAAACAGCCACCGACGCATGGGTGGAGTATTTCCAGAAGCAGGGCGCCAGGGCGGTGAAGGTAAACTCCCGGAAGGGGGGTGGACTGAAATCCATCCAGGCGGTGATCCAGGAGGCCTGTAAGGAGAAGATGGAGCGGGACCGCCGCCGGGGGATCCTGAACCGTCCGGTGCGGGCCATGGTGGTGGGGATCCCCAACGTGGGCAAATCCACCTTCATCAACACCCTGGCGGGGAAAGCCTGCGCCAAGACCGGCAACAAGCCGGGGGTCACCAAGGGCAAGCAGTGGATCCGCCTCAATAAGCAGGTGGAGCTTCTGGACACCCCGGGGATCCTCTGGCCCAAGTTCGAAGATCAGAAGGTGGGGCAGCAGCTGGCCTTTATCGGCTCCATCAAGGACGAGCTTCTCAACCAGGAGGAGCTGGCGCTGGAGCTGATCCGGTTTCTGATCGCCCACTATCCGGGGATCTTGGAAGAGAAATACAGCTCCGGGGAAGAACCCTTGCAGGAGGCTGCCTCCCCGGTGGAGATCCTTACGGTCATCGCCCGCAACCGGCAGTGCCTGGGAAGAGGCGGGGAGCTGGATCTTGAGAAGGCGGCAAGGCTTGTGCTGGATGACTTCCGGGGCGGGCGCCTGGGGCGCATCACCCTGGAATATCCGGAAGAAATGTGA
- a CDS encoding YraN family protein, translating to MKENNRKKGARKEAQAAAWLEGKGLQILERNYRCKKGEIDLIAREKETYVFLEVKYRKGDGCGHPAEAVDERKQKRISGSALWYLAERGTLEAPCRFDVIAVDGEEGSVCWYRNAFDYRP from the coding sequence ATGAAGGAAAACAATCGGAAGAAAGGCGCCCGAAAGGAGGCACAAGCCGCCGCCTGGCTGGAGGGAAAGGGCCTTCAGATCCTGGAGCGCAATTACCGCTGCAAAAAAGGCGAGATCGACCTGATCGCCCGGGAGAAAGAAACCTATGTGTTCCTGGAGGTAAAGTACCGGAAAGGGGATGGCTGCGGCCATCCGGCGGAGGCAGTGGATGAAAGAAAGCAAAAGCGGATCTCCGGGAGCGCCCTCTGGTATCTTGCCGAGAGGGGAACCCTGGAAGCCCCCTGCAGATTCGATGTGATCGCTGTGGACGGGGAAGAAGGCTCTGTCTGCTGGTATCGGAACGCCTTCGATTACCGGCCCTGA